A region of the Apium graveolens cultivar Ventura chromosome 6, ASM990537v1, whole genome shotgun sequence genome:
ACTTATGAGTTGAGACCTGTACATGTTTAATCAAGGGGAACAAGGATGGTTGGGGCAAGCACATTATCAGATTATCATTTTCACTGTCATGTTAAATTCTGGTCTGCTGTTTTTAACGGTTACTTAATAACTTGTTGCTTTGTTGTGAGAGGCTAGGTTCCACAAGGCAAAAATACTGAAAGAAGTTTTGTATTGCAAGGCGAAAAAAAAATAAGATTGGAACATTTCTCTATTTGTGTGTGTCATCCTGCGCAGGGAGGGATGATGCTAACATATCCAAGATATCCGCGAAATTTAAACGATTATGCATAGTATCATAAACTTAAAAAGCAGTTGTATATTAATAATGCACAATTATTTAGCTTAAGTTGCCGGATAATTAAAGAGTGCATAAAAATATCCAATCCTAAAAAATACATTGGGTAAAGGAGAAAACTGGGGAAACAGAAAACTGATGATCACCTCTCTACAAATTTGACCAAGGAACTACACTCACATCAAGATTTACGGAAATCAGAGACCCTTCTCAAGCATGGCACGGACCTTCATTGGCAGGCCGTAAAGTTTTATGAAACCAGCAGCATCAGCCTGATTATAGATATTCCCACTCTCGAATGATGAAATGTCTTCCCTATAAAGACTGTATGGACTTGTCCGACCTGTTACACTTACGGATCCTTTGTACAGCTTAAGTGTCACTGATCCAGTAGTTGTTGCTGTAATCTCCTCCATGAACTTATCAAGAGAGTCACGGAGAGGGTCGAACCATCTTCCAGCATACACTAGCTCAGCATATTTGAGTGCAGCCATGTCTTTAAATTGCATAGATTCCCGATCAAGTGTTAGAGACTCAAGTTCTCGAACAGCAGCAGAGAGAATGGTTCCACCTGGAGTTTCATAAACTCCACGACTCTTCATTCCAACAAGCCGATTTTCAACCATGTCAATACGACCAATTCCATGTTTTCCTCCTATATCATTCAACTTGGAGAGCAAAGATGCAGGGGAAAGCTCTTTTCCGTTGAGTGAAACAGGGAGTCCCGAAACAATACCAATCTCTATATATCTGTGATTTGGAAGCAGGTGAAGCAACTTCGGTTAAGTGTCgtacaaaaaaaaaaaaatggcCACTAATTAGAAAAACTATAGGCCTACGGGGAAGTTATTTAGGTATATCTTGGGAGCCTATTTAAGAAACTTACTCAGGTTGATTGGGTGCATCTTCCGGGTCAACACTCATCATGTACATGTCCTTCTTAGGCTCATTTGCTGGATCTTCCAATATGTCTCCCTTTAACATCACATTCCAACAGAAGTTCATGAGCAGTTTGGTTTTAGAATTAtcattattaaattaatattttgttCCAAAAAAGTTTCTTTAAGGAGAAACAGTTACAGAACATTTAAAGGAAGTTTTCGAACATGATAAAAAATATAATTCTATACGACATTTGTGCTATGCATATAAACAAAATAACTATATGCTAAATAACGACAGGCCTTGAACAGATTGACAAATACAATGTATCTTTAAATTCCCTTGTCACCAAGATAAGGAATGGCTACTCTAACAATAAAAGTTGACCGGATTTCTATCTCCCCCAGCACGGTTCATGTATGGGAACATTCTAACATGACACATCGTGTACACATTGGCTACTTTCAAGAACTGCTCTTTATTGGTGACCgcttaacaaatatatattgcTCAATTATCAGTCATTTGAAGCAGAATTGGTTCACTTTTTTCACTACAGTTACTCATTAAAGGTTTCATCACCCAAAGCCGGATGAGGCAAAATACAACTGCCAGAATAGGACCCATTTTCATGTAGTACTTTTACTTGGTCGAAATAGCATTGTGACTTGGGCACTAGTATCATTACCTCATGACTGAGATGCCACAGGTTCCTGTCTCTGCTATAAATGGATTTCTTTGTCACTGGGACAGGCACATTATGTTTCTTAGCATACTCTATAGCATCTTCTCTGCCTTGTATGTCCCATTCCCTCCAAGGAGCCACAACACTGAGTTCGGGATTTAGAGCAAAGAAAGTGAGCTCAAACCGCACCTACACAAGACAAATACAGAATAGTTTATTGGGAACCGTGGATGGACTGCATTACACCATTTATGCTCAATACAACATTAACAAATATGGTCAAAACAGCAAACACAATTTCAAAGCATGCCTGATCATTTCCCTTTCCTGTGCATCCATGAGAAACGGCATCAGCCCCAACCTCTCGGGCGACATCGACCATAGCCTGCCAGCATAGAATAAGCACAGATGAGTACGTTACTAAATTACAGTAGTAAAATGGAAGGGGGGAAAACATAAAATGGGGGGCGCTAATGTTTAAACACAGTAAaaaagaaaataagagagagagagagagagagagagggagagagagggagatgTGTAATACATGCTCAGAATGCAATACTTTGTAATTAGAGGCTAATTACTATAAGTACTTGACCTTGGCAATAACTGGCCGAGCCATCGAAGTACCTAACAAGTACTTCCTTTCGTAGACTGCACCAGCACGCAAGCAGGGAAACACATAATCTCTCACAAATTCTTCTTGCAAATCCTTTACCACTAACTGACAAGCCCCGCTTGCCTTGGCCTTTGCTTCCAAACCTTCCAGTTCCTTGATTCCCTACCAAAATAGTCAAGGAAACATGGGATTTCAAAAAATTAGAGGTTCCATGGGATAAAGTAGACATAGAAGTACAAAAATGATCTCGTACTTTAAGGATTTTCATTTATCCCTCCTTTTGGATTTTAACAAGacttgaaattataaaattacaAACTTCCAAAGATTCAAAAAATTAAAACACTTAATTAGAAATTGTATCTTACTTGTCCAACATCTGCAGTGAAGCAAACAACCTCGCAACCATAATTCTCCCTGCAATTTTAAAAAACACTGTTAGATAACAGTACAATGTTGAAGGATAGCACACAAATGCACTTCAGAATCTAGAACCAGATGTAAAAAATATAGATATTGAAATATTTACTATATAACCTAGAAACCAAGTTGCTACTTGTTAGGATATATTCTAAATGATATTGATACATGATACTAATTCTAAGTTAATACCCAGTTCAGAAAATCATGCTATACTGCCATGTAGGCAGTAGCTTCCCCATCTTCGGTAACAACCCTACATCCCCGGCTCCTTCACAGGCAAGCTAAAGATATTTGCAAGACATATGTACTTCTGCTACCCATTCTCCTTTCTTTTATATAATAAGCAACACTACGCCTATAATCTACGTACATTACATTTATATCAAGTTAAAGAAAGCCAAGGAAAGTATGTTAAAAATCACATATAATTAATGATAAAGGCAGAATATGTACCTTAGCCAAGGCACAATAACTGAAGTATCAAGGCCGCCACTATATGCAAGAACCACTTTTTTCAATTTTCCACGCAGTGGTTTTGTCTCTGTCTCTTTATCACTAGTCAAAACAGCTTGAATGCCTGAATATACCAAGAAACAGCAATATGAACAACACAATAGTCAGACATTAAAACACAAAGAATAGTATAGGACGAGGAAGCATGTCTCAGAAACAAATACATACATAACAGAATCCCCTAGGCTAATACTTGATAACAAATATAGTGTGTCCCTTGCAAGTTAATGTACACGGAAACTCTAAAAATCTAACAGCACTTGCAATAACATAAGCCTAACTATGTGTGACCCTTGACAAGAGGATCAAACAGTGCTAATGTATATGGTGAACAAGATAGCTTTGTTCATAAGCTGTAGCTCTTTACTGCCCTTATACTCATTTTTCCTGATTCACTGTTATTGCTAATGCATCAATGAATGTGATTAAAATCATGAAAAATTTAATACAGGTCTGCCAATTTTCTCTTGATCCATGTCATAGAACTTCACCTCAAATGTTTACTTTAGACGGAACACTTGTGAGCTTAAAGAGGGACAAAGTGAActacaattgcctattttattAGCATTAAAACTATCATCATTCATCATCCAGTAGACTTAAAACAACCAGCAtataaaaaaccaaaaaaaaaaaaatgttACACGAAAAAATGCTGAATAGATATCGAAAGGGTACTTTTACGGTTGCAGGAGAGAGTATGAGTCTTGGTAGTGCTCCCGGCAATATTAACATTCCCCCGAAATTCACTTGCTTTTCCACCCAACTGCCACATTAAAATCAAAGTCAAACCCCTAAATTTACATTACATTCTACATTTTCACATTCACAACATATTTAATTAAGTATacacgagagagagagagaaggagagagagagagagagagagagagagagagagagagagagagggaaggagagagagagagggaaggagagagagagagagacctcTTGGAACAAAGATAGCTTCTTGTCACCAAGATTGTCTAATCCTCTGTGTATGTGTAGCTTGAGTGATGAACAAGATGACAAGGCTTGTAATTGAGCCATTCCTCTGCTACTACTTCAGTGCTGGCACCTCGGTGTCTGATTTAATGATTGTGTGAGAATTAAGACAAAGATAGCTAGGGTTTAAACAAGGCTTTGTTACCCATCTTATTAAAGCCCAGTAGAGATTTGTTACCAAGGCCCACAGTAAAATTCCATAAAAttaaatgaattttgaaattaatttaaataaatccTAAGCCCCGAACCCTATTAAcccaaaatataaattttaaattaaataattttaaaatttaagggTGTAGtctaatttaataatttttaatattgtAGGTTTCACCCATTCTCTTTAGGTTTTAGAAAccattaatatttttttaatattttaaaaattaataattttttatttgaggttaaaatatatttttttaaaaactttacaTGTGTAAAACGGTAGATAAAGCAGTATTTTGCGGCCAAAACTCTACTTATTCTAGCACAACAAAAAATAAAAAGCATAACATTACACAATATACCAAAACGCTACATCATCATGTAATATTTTGAAATGATATTTTGAAGCATTTTTGTCGGAAGTGACATTGTACCTGCATACTACAATTAACTTCATGGTCCTATTTAGTCCGGTGTATATAAGGGATACAAATATTTAATCTTAATTATTATATGAAGCACTTGAATCAAAATCAGGTTTGACTGACTGTTTTCCCATAACCTCATGCTTCATTTTTCTATTGTATGCACACTCTAACAGAATCCTCTCTAAATTTCATGTATTTAGAGAAACAACATCGGTAGCACAGGTTACATATGGAGTTTGGTAGATTTCTAAATGTGTACGAGGAAGATTAATATGTAGATGAActgtttaattttttttcttcatGAATAATTTTTCCCCCTTGAGTTTTTTGTAATTGTATGGAAGGTCTGCTGATTGTTTTTGTACACATCCATGTTTCAATAATATATtgttgttttaatttttttttgaaatatttaatcACTCTTTTATCCACAAAATACATTGTTTATTAACCATTGGTGGGAAAGTCATGTGGAATATATAATCAAGGGTATTTTGTTTGTTACATATTAATTAGTTAGCTCCACATATGACTTCAAATGTTTCACATAATATAATTGAGAGAAAGTTGAATATTATAAAATCAattataatttttggaattttgtTAAATAGTTGAAAtctattattaatattattatgaATGGATAAATAAAATAGTTTGGAACAAAGATAGTTTCTTGTCACAACGATTGGACAATATAGTAAACAAAAAAAACCAAATATTCAAACCTAAAAATAATCTCAATTAAAttgataataaatatttattattataataaaatgaataaatgaaGTTAATTCTGTGTAGCTTGAGTGATGAAGAAAATAACAAGGCTTTTAAAGTTGTAATTGAGCCATTTCCTTTGTGCCACTACTTCAGTGTTGTCATCTAATTTTTTCACAGTGTCTGATTTAATGATTGTGTATGAGAATTAAAACAAAGATAACTAGATTTATAGAGAGCTTTGTTACCCATGTTACCCTAGCCCAGTAGAGATTTGTTACCCAAGCCCACAGTTAATTCGATAACATTAAATGTATTTTAAAACAAATTTAGACAAATCCGATTCAAATTCGACCCATATGCCGGCGCATAGTGTTGAAAATTAATCTTCAAAGTTGTATGCTAAAAAAAAATTTTATTCCTCTTTCATATCGATAATTAACTTCATGGCCCTCTTTTACACCTTAAATCCACATTTGTCTAGCCAGCTCATAACAAAATGTCAgatttatttttcttttgtttatgcaaaaaaaagtccaaaattttggaaAACAGAGTTAGGTTTTTATTAGAAATATTAAATGATATAGTATTCATAAAATGATATATGATTGATGGTTCTACTAGTAAATTTCATActttttgtttttgaaaaatttGGTAAATAGACTCCACATGTTCAAATTATTCCACAGTTCATTCGAGAAATGTTATATCCAAATAGAATATCAACCAATCAATCAACCAACCGCATCCAATATATAATAGTGTATGGGCGAGAGTTCTTATCCTCTTACCTAAAATGAAGGGACTGTTTTCTCAAAAGATCCCGAATTCTGTGTCCACGGATGATATACGTGTTTTAGGTATAAAATGATATAAAATATTCCCTCCATTCCTAGATAGTATATGTTGGGGGTTTGACAAGGTTAAGAAAAAAATGTTATTTACGGGAGAAAAGTAAGAAAAATGGGTGAAATAGTAGCactaattaatatttaaaatataaagtgGGTGTAGTAGAAAAAAATAGTGAATGAAGGTAAGTATAattaacttttattttataaaaaaatactatttttgaaaTGTATATAATTGAGTGGAACGTCCCAAAAAGGAAACTGTATAAAAATGAATGTGTAACTACACAGGGAGTAATAAACCCATAAACAGTTTTTTTGTGGTGTAGCCATGGACACATGCTAAACACAAAATTCTACAAGTATAACTTGTTTTGATTggtttatattttttataatggTGGACTCCAGCATTCATAACAACCACACCAATTAAAATACaccaaaattataaattttagtgtTTAGTATATGCTCACGGGAACAAACCCATAAATAAAAACACTTTAAAAGTAAAAGTACTACACCTTGACCCATATTTACCCATATTTTTTACTCTGGGACTTAGATAATTACCATCGCTCTCTGCAAATTGATTTACGACTTAGATAATTACCATCGCTCTCTGCAAATTGATTTACTCATATGCGTTATTGATTGTTGAGGGTTTCTCGTATTTGATTGGTTTAAAAAGTTGAGCATAAATATATGTATTTTTTTAATGAATTAAGCATAAaaggaagataaattttgaaaacaCCGAATCTATCTGTTGTTTATTAACATTATGCATTTACATCTGGCATTTACAATTTTCCCAAGACTGGTTCTCTCTGTTGCGAATCACCCATTAATCGAATGCCGAATTATTTGGGAGACATCTTTCCCCGGAAATTAATACTTTCGTTATATTCGATCTAAAATCAAGAACTCATGGGCCTAACCCACAATGAAACGGACATGACTGATGAAAAAGACAATCGGAACATGATTTAAATCACAGGACATCTTctagttaagaatattcttgaaatcCCAAGGAACGAGCATCTACAAACTTTACATAACATATACAGCAACTGCTTGCTACTTATCCCACTGACAATTACATGGGATGATGAATTCCATACACATTAAAACAATTGTGTACATTTTGATTTGTTCCCTTCCACTATAGGAACCATTAAAAAATAGATGAAATGTTCCGTTACAAATAAAGTAGTACTACCAAGCCCCAATATTTATAAGCTTAACTTCGCGGACCATCCCAACCTTAATTAACTTAAAACTATATAAttctgaaaagaaaaaaaaagggtaTACTTTAAACCGTGTGATTTTGGACCCGTCCTCAATTGTGGCCACAATGAAGCGTGGAAAATTGCCATATATACAAGAATTAAAGCCTCTACATGAAGTAACTGAGAGATTTCTTTTTTCGGGAACCACCTTCTCCGTAGAGCTCATTCCATTGTACGAGCTCCGTCATGTTTTGGGACTCGGATGAAACACTTGCACAAACCTACAACATCGATATGAAAATTGGAAACTGGCGATTTTTTTCTTATACGTAAAGCAAAATAAGAAAAGATGCTTCAAAAAGTTGCTTTACCTGCTCGTGAGCATTTTTAAAGTCATCCATGTTTAAAGGTCGAATATCTGTGCTGACACTGAGAGCTGGAGCAGGTTTACCTTCCGCTAGAGCAGCAGATTGCTCCTGTCATCATTTAAATATAATTTGCACCATTAACAAAACAAGAGGTATTATAATAACTGAAGTTCAAAAACAATCCTACAGCTTCTGCTTCAAGTAAAGAGACCTCCCAAGAATTAAAACATTACAGCACAATTTGTATCACACAATGGGTAGATAAAAATTCCTTAAGACTTAATGAAAAAAGGTTGTGCCTAATGCACAAGGTCCTGCATTAGCCAGGTACTGGGAAGGTCCCACTGTATGCAGTTGCAGTCCTACCCTTAATTTCACTTATTTATTATGTTGTTCAACTTCAAGGGTTCAAACTGATGACCCTGAGAAAAGCAAGTAGCATCACCGTTATTCGGCATCATGCGCCTACATGGAGACATATGTTTCACTACAAAGCAGCAATTGGCATATTGTCGTTTACCTGATTACCGCTTAGGTAGCAAGTAGCAACAAAGTGCTTAttcatttttctttttctttttttggTAAATAAAGTGCTTGCTCTTCATATGCACCAAACATACCTTTTTTTCTTTCTCCAAAATCTCTCTTATTGGGCGATGGGCAGCAGTTACACAGAGATTCTGCAAAATCAAAAAAAATGTAAAGAGCCACAATCCTCTAGGTAGAAATACCTACAAATTCTAGTCGAGGTATGCATGATTGCAGAAATCAACCTTAAGGTCGCTTCCAGAATATCCATCAGTTATGCTTGCAACTGACTCAAAATCAACGTCTGCAGACATGTCCTCTTTCTCTAGTATCACCTTCAAAATTTTAGCTCTGTTTGGAGCATCTGGCAAATTAACCATCAACCTGCACAGACATACTTAAAAGTCATGTAACAAGAAATTGGGGCAAATACGAACCAAATACTGAATATGAAAGAATATCATAGAGGTATTCGACCTGCGTGGAAGCCTTCTTATTACAGCTTCATCAAGATCAAAAGGCCTATTTGTAGCTGCAAGCACAAGAACTCGCTCCGTATCCTTTGTCCGCAACCCATCCCAATTCACCATAAACTCGTTCTTCATTTTACGCATAGCCTCGTGTTCTCCTGGATTTTCCCTTCGGCCCAGCATGCTATCAACCTATGGGATATTGGATGCAGTAAGTTACAGGAAAACAACACTCAGAACTACACTGCATAATGGTTAAGAAGCATACTTCATCTACAAAAACAACACTGGGAGCAATTTTACTTGCTAACGTAAACACCGCCTTCACATATTTTTCACCCTCACCAAACCACTGCATTAAGAAATATAGACTGTAATTAGTTTAAATCATTATGACGAATTCACAGAATCTCCTCAATGAATTTAACCTTAGATGTAATGCTTGACATGGAGATATTAATGAAGTTTGCCCCAGCTTCAGTCGCCACAGCCTTTGCCAGCATTGTCTTTCCTGTCCCAGGAGGCCCAAATAAGAGTATACCCTTGCAAGGCTGCCAGAATTAATCAGTGAGATTTTAGTGACACCAGCTACCCAGTGTATATGCATGTGTGACAATCAGACGCTATGacagttttataaaattttatatttgaaACTCTATGGCAAATCATGATAAACAAGTAAATAGATACGAACAAAAGCACCAACAACGTTAAAGGACCAAGTAACACAATTTTttgataaaataaaaaaaatgaaatttctTAATATTGAAAAATTAGAATTACTGACTAGTCATTAATATTGCAAGGAGAAATGACACATAAACACTCCAGACAGTCTAATCCTTGTGGAATTCAAGTCCTCTACACCATACTGTCTACCAATCATGTCGCCATGCCTTCACATGGTACTGCATCAAATCACCGTGGTAATTTAAGTTCATCAATGAGTAGGAGCAAGTGTCAGCAGTACATGGGTGCACATTTCGGAGATAATATTTTAGCTTGATGTTAAGTGTAGTTTTTTATTCTTGTGACCCTTCAAACTTGTATATAAATCTTGGGAAAATGACCATATAAGAAAAAACTGCATTTCTCGCGGAGTAGCCAGCTTAGCTTAAACTTCAACTCAGATTTCAGAGAGAAACAATGAAATACAAGATGATGAAACTATTTCACCAAAGCATCCAGGGCAACCACATAATAAGCTCTGCTAAAGCCTACAACCTTGGAAATAATGTCCAGGAGGAACACACATATATACCTCTGAAATTTCAAAATACAAAATTATTCTAGCCTGAGGATGCGGGGTACTATTTAGTCTGTAACTCTTAAAAAGGTTATAACATGGAAACTGTGGGAATTAAACACTGAATGAAAGGAAATAAAACTAAGCAAGAACTGAACTAGAATTATTGCTTGATCTACATACCAATTTAGTTTTATTAACAGACAGAGAATAGGAAAATTTAATTAACAGAAGCAAGAACTGAGCATATTTCACAAAGAAGATGAAAAGAACCTTGGTTAGTTGCCCCTTACAGAAGAGTTCAGGCCTCTGCAGAGGAAGCATCACCAACTCCTTTAGCGTCTCTTTGACATTTTCTAATGCTCCGATATCGTCAAATGTCACTCCAATATCGCTAGGTGGTATAACCTCAGCTAGAAGTCTCTTCTCAAATTCATTTTCAGTTACAACATCCTACACATGCCACAACAGCCAAAAGTCAATTTCCAAACATGTCATAAATTTATTGTTAAGATATACTACATGATTCTGCAAAGCCCACCTACTAACACCTTGGGGTTTTCGGTAGACTGCTAACTTAACATGTATCAGAGCTAAAGTTCGAGTCCATCCTCCTAACCCCCAATATTAAATATGGACACCAAGGCAAACTATTTCCTCAGAAGAAGGGTTAAGATATACTATTTGATTTTGTCAAGTCTTTCCCTAACACCTTAACGTATCACATAGCAGAATAGAGCATTTATATAAAGAAAGCACGCCGAATACCTTCAGTGACTTCTTTGAGCTCTTGGATTCATTCTGGATAGATTGTAGAATTCCAATCCCATACTGAATGCTGTCAGATTGTACACACGATATTCATATAATATAATTTCCATATGGTATGCAGGCCACAGGTGAAGATAAGATACCTAAGTACATTACCTCTCACTAGACAATACCAGTCTTGCATCAGGATCAGCATCTGAATGTTGCATTAAGTGATGGCTTAGTGCCCATCCGACAATCTTCTCTGCACCT
Encoded here:
- the LOC141667158 gene encoding argininosuccinate synthase, chloroplastic-like — translated: MAQLQALSSCSSLKLHIHRGLDNLGDKKLSLFQELGGKASEFRGNVNIAGSTTKTHTLSCNRKSIQAVLTSDKETETKPLRGKLKKVVLAYSGGLDTSVIVPWLRENYGCEVVCFTADVGQGIKELEGLEAKAKASGACQLVVKDLQEEFVRDYVFPCLRAGAVYERKYLLGTSMARPVIAKAMVDVAREVGADAVSHGCTGKGNDQVRFELTFFALNPELSVVAPWREWDIQGREDAIEYAKKHNVPVPVTKKSIYSRDRNLWHLSHEGDILEDPANEPKKDMYMMSVDPEDAPNQPEYIEIGIVSGLPVSLNGKELSPASLLSKLNDIGGKHGIGRIDMVENRLVGMKSRGVYETPGGTILSAAVRELESLTLDRESMQFKDMAALKYAELVYAGRWFDPLRDSLDKFMEEITATTTGSVTLKLYKGSVSVTGRTSPYSLYREDISSFESGNIYNQADAAGFIKLYGLPMKVRAMLEKGL